The following coding sequences lie in one Sphingobium sp. KCTC 72723 genomic window:
- the parE gene encoding DNA topoisomerase IV subunit B: MPDDLFAAQPTSSPGYDASAIEVLEGLEPVRRRPGMYIGGTDERALHHLASEVLDNSMDEAVAGHATRIEITLEPGNRLTITDNGRGIPVDPHPKFPGKSALEVIMTTLHSGGKFTGKAYATSGGLHGVGISVVNALSITTIVEVARNKELFRQSFSQGLPVTPLEKVGAAPNRRGTSVTFIPDTEIFGEQKFKPARLHRLARSKAYLFAGVEIRWKCAAELISDDTPVEAVFQFPGGLADHLKEQVSDRECATSVFFSGNQDFPAEAGRVEWAVAWPLWSDGSYSWYCNTIPTPDGGTHEAGMRAALVKGIRAFADLIGQKKAKDITADDIMTSSEIMLSVFIREPQFQSQTKDRLTSPDAARLVENAVRDHFDHYLTDHMDRGKALLAYVLDRMDERLKRKQEKEVKRKTATNSRKLRLPGKLTDCSNDDPEGAEIFLVEGDSAGGSAKQARDRKTQAILPLRGKILNVASANNAKILANQEIADMILALGCGTRKDCNPDHLRYERIVIMTDADVDGAHIATLLMTFFFQEMPELVRRGHLYLAQPPLYRIVAGGKSLYAKDDAHREALLKKEFKGKKVEISRFKGLGEMNPMQLRETTMDPKTRSMIRITLPADVEERAGVRDLVDRLMGTNPAHRFAFIQENAAAVDEAAIDA, translated from the coding sequence ATGCCTGATGACCTGTTTGCTGCCCAGCCCACATCCTCCCCCGGCTATGACGCCTCGGCCATCGAAGTGCTGGAGGGGCTGGAGCCGGTCCGGCGTCGGCCGGGCATGTATATCGGTGGCACGGACGAGCGTGCGCTGCACCATCTGGCGTCCGAAGTGCTGGACAACAGCATGGACGAGGCCGTGGCGGGTCATGCCACGCGCATCGAAATCACGCTGGAACCGGGCAATCGCCTGACCATCACGGATAATGGGCGCGGCATCCCGGTCGATCCGCACCCCAAATTCCCCGGCAAATCGGCGCTGGAAGTCATCATGACCACGCTCCATTCGGGCGGCAAATTCACGGGCAAGGCCTATGCCACGTCGGGCGGCCTGCATGGCGTGGGCATCAGCGTGGTCAACGCCCTGTCGATCACCACCATTGTAGAGGTTGCCCGTAACAAGGAATTGTTCCGGCAGAGCTTCTCGCAGGGCTTGCCGGTCACGCCGCTGGAAAAGGTCGGCGCGGCCCCCAACCGGCGCGGCACGTCCGTCACCTTCATTCCCGACACCGAAATCTTCGGCGAACAGAAGTTCAAGCCCGCGCGCCTCCACCGTCTTGCCCGGTCGAAGGCCTATTTGTTCGCGGGGGTGGAAATCCGCTGGAAATGCGCGGCGGAACTCATCAGCGACGATACGCCGGTCGAGGCCGTGTTCCAGTTTCCCGGCGGGCTGGCCGATCATCTCAAGGAACAGGTGAGCGACCGCGAATGTGCCACCAGCGTGTTCTTTTCCGGCAATCAGGATTTTCCGGCGGAAGCAGGGCGCGTCGAATGGGCCGTCGCCTGGCCGCTCTGGTCGGATGGCAGCTATAGCTGGTATTGCAACACCATCCCCACCCCCGACGGTGGCACCCATGAAGCGGGGATGCGCGCGGCGCTGGTGAAGGGCATCCGTGCCTTTGCCGATCTGATCGGGCAGAAGAAGGCGAAGGACATCACTGCCGACGACATCATGACGTCATCGGAAATCATGCTATCCGTGTTCATCCGCGAACCCCAGTTTCAAAGCCAGACCAAGGATCGGCTGACCAGCCCCGACGCTGCAAGGCTCGTGGAAAACGCCGTGCGCGACCATTTCGACCATTATCTGACCGACCATATGGACCGGGGCAAGGCGCTGCTCGCCTATGTTCTGGACCGGATGGACGAACGGCTCAAGCGCAAGCAGGAGAAGGAGGTCAAGCGCAAGACCGCAACCAACAGCCGCAAGCTGCGCCTGCCCGGCAAGCTGACGGATTGTTCCAACGACGACCCGGAAGGCGCTGAAATCTTTTTGGTCGAAGGCGATTCTGCCGGCGGTTCTGCCAAACAGGCGCGCGACCGCAAGACGCAGGCGATTCTGCCCCTGCGCGGCAAGATATTGAACGTCGCGTCCGCCAACAATGCCAAGATCCTGGCCAATCAGGAAATCGCCGACATGATCCTGGCGCTGGGTTGTGGCACGCGCAAGGACTGTAACCCCGACCATCTGCGCTACGAACGCATCGTCATCATGACCGATGCGGACGTGGACGGCGCGCATATCGCCACGCTGCTGATGACCTTCTTCTTTCAGGAAATGCCCGAACTGGTGCGGCGCGGGCATCTCTATCTGGCGCAGCCGCCGCTTTACCGCATCGTGGCAGGCGGCAAGAGCCTCTATGCCAAGGATGACGCCCATCGCGAGGCGCTGCTGAAAAAAGAATTCAAGGGCAAGAAGGTGGAGATCAGCCGCTTCAAGGGGCTGGGCGAAATGAACCCGATGCAATTGCGCGAAACCACCATGGACCCCAAGACCCGCAGCATGATCCGCATCACCCTGCCCGCCGATGTCGAGGAACGCGCCGGGGTGCGCGATCTGGTCGACCGGCTGATGGGGACAAACCCGGCCCACCGCTTCGCCTTCATTCAGGAAAATGCAGCGGCGGTGGACGAAGCAGCCATCGACGCATGA
- a CDS encoding serine hydrolase, with the protein MRVLASVLALLWLVLLPARALETPAYVARAAQLPALLRESGGENAFFSTLFLDAVPPERWRAIAADLRARHGKVLALGAVRQESATTGQVEIRYEKATVGFTLVVAPQPPNRVVGLHVVGVSLTSDSMDRIVADISALPGSASFAIARLTDAGPVWSQQHRADAPMATGSSFKLYILAELARAVAAGERRWSDAVPLGPKSFSGRLMHWPDRAPMTLHSLATAMIAESDNSAADTLLRALGREKVDMMVTRAGHAQPDQTLPLLTTAEAFALKMPAQSDLARRYAAATPDQRRALLRDHAATLTAAAVDIGSVAERPSAIDSIEWFAAPRDLIVLMDVLRRQGGGALPIMAINPGIAPADAKRWRYLGYKGGSEPGVIAMTFLAQAHDGRWFAISGSWNNPAARVDEPRFVALMTRALNLIAAD; encoded by the coding sequence ATGAGGGTTCTGGCATCAGTGCTGGCCCTGTTGTGGCTGGTGCTGCTGCCCGCGCGCGCACTGGAAACACCGGCCTATGTAGCGCGTGCGGCGCAATTGCCCGCCCTGCTGCGCGAATCCGGCGGGGAGAATGCCTTTTTCTCCACCCTGTTCCTTGACGCCGTGCCGCCGGAACGGTGGCGTGCCATCGCCGCCGATCTGCGCGCCCGCCATGGCAAAGTGTTGGCGCTGGGCGCTGTGCGGCAGGAAAGCGCGACCACCGGGCAAGTCGAAATCCGTTATGAGAAGGCGACGGTCGGTTTCACCCTGGTCGTCGCGCCGCAACCGCCCAACCGGGTCGTGGGCCTGCACGTCGTGGGCGTAAGCCTGACCAGCGACAGCATGGACCGGATCGTGGCGGACATATCTGCCCTGCCCGGCAGCGCCAGCTTCGCCATCGCCCGCCTGACCGATGCCGGGCCGGTGTGGAGCCAGCAGCACCGCGCCGATGCACCGATGGCGACCGGATCGTCCTTCAAACTCTACATCCTGGCCGAACTGGCCCGTGCCGTCGCGGCAGGCGAGCGGCGCTGGAGCGATGCCGTCCCGCTTGGCCCCAAAAGCTTTTCGGGACGCTTGATGCACTGGCCCGACCGCGCACCCATGACCCTGCACAGCCTGGCCACCGCGATGATCGCCGAAAGCGACAATAGCGCCGCCGATACGCTGCTCCGCGCGCTGGGGCGGGAGAAGGTCGATATGATGGTCACGCGCGCCGGCCATGCGCAGCCCGACCAGACCTTGCCCCTGCTGACCACCGCAGAAGCCTTCGCCCTCAAAATGCCCGCGCAGTCGGACCTCGCCCGCCGCTATGCCGCCGCCACGCCCGACCAGAGACGCGCGCTATTGCGCGACCATGCCGCCACGCTGACCGCCGCCGCCGTCGATATTGGCAGCGTCGCCGAACGGCCAAGCGCGATCGACAGCATCGAATGGTTCGCCGCCCCGCGCGATCTGATCGTGCTGATGGACGTTCTGCGGCGGCAGGGTGGCGGCGCGCTGCCGATCATGGCGATCAACCCCGGCATCGCGCCTGCCGACGCGAAACGCTGGCGCTATCTGGGGTATAAGGGCGGGTCGGAACCGGGTGTCATCGCGATGACGTTTCTGGCGCAGGCGCACGACGGGCGCTGGTTCGCAATATCGGGCAGTTGGAACAACCCGGCCGCCCGCGTCGATGAACCCCGCTTCGTCGCGCTGATGACTCGCGCGCTCAACCTGATCGCGGCGGACTAA
- a CDS encoding trimeric intracellular cation channel family protein, with amino-acid sequence MLPPTPLLANSIGPVLETLSIVGTFVFAASGALAAARLRQTLVTFAFFALVTGVGGGTLRDLLIGAPVFWVVDPVPAIACMVAAVVVWFTPRTFWSVRALDWLDAIGLAAFAVFGAAKAMSFGVPPFVAAMMGVVTGCVGGIMRDLLAGEPSILLRPELYVTAAAFSSGLFVALRWVGLDVPVAGVIAALLGFALRAVAIRRGLGLPVYRDEDGER; translated from the coding sequence ATGCTCCCACCCACGCCCCTGCTCGCCAATTCCATCGGTCCCGTGCTTGAAACATTGAGCATCGTCGGCACTTTCGTCTTTGCCGCGTCCGGTGCGCTGGCGGCGGCGCGGTTGCGGCAGACGCTGGTGACCTTCGCTTTCTTCGCGCTGGTGACAGGCGTTGGCGGCGGAACTTTGCGCGACCTGTTGATCGGTGCGCCGGTATTCTGGGTGGTCGATCCGGTTCCGGCCATCGCCTGCATGGTGGCCGCGGTGGTCGTGTGGTTCACGCCGCGCACTTTCTGGAGCGTGCGGGCGCTCGACTGGCTGGATGCGATCGGGCTGGCGGCGTTCGCCGTGTTTGGCGCGGCCAAGGCAATGAGCTTCGGCGTGCCGCCCTTCGTCGCGGCAATGATGGGGGTCGTGACGGGCTGCGTCGGCGGGATCATGCGGGATCTGCTGGCGGGGGAACCGTCCATCCTGTTGCGGCCCGAATTATATGTGACGGCGGCGGCCTTTTCATCCGGCCTGTTCGTGGCGCTGCGCTGGGTCGGGCTGGACGTGCCGGTGGCAGGGGTTATCGCCGCGCTGCTGGGCTTTGCCTTGCGTGCGGTGGCGATCCGGCGCGGGCTGGGCCTGCCAGTCTATCGGGACGAGGACGGCGAGCGTTAG
- a CDS encoding M20/M25/M40 family metallo-hydrolase has protein sequence MGALLMGSAPLAHAALSPAEQKIAATVEAGYEPAIGLLEKVVNQNSGSMNLAGVRAVADMLRPEYEALGFTVTWKPMDAAKRAGHLIAVHRGKAGGTKMLLIGHLDTVFEPDSPFQKFERKGGASGGDWAAGPGVADDKGGVVTMLLALKAMQAAGTLKNANIEVVLTGDEEDSGDPITIARADLIAAGKRADVALDFEGLAQDNGKDMGSIARRSSNSWTLTATGKSGHSSGIFSASAGDGAVYELARIIVAFRKALPEPNLTFNVGLIGGGQSADVDKDGVRIAVTGKTNIIPPIAVAKGDFRTLSEDQTKRVRAKMQAIVDADHLPGTGASIAFDMGYPSMAPTTGNRALLAKLNGINADLGLAAMPELDPLKRGAGDIAFVAADTDGLVGLGLASSGDHSPAERADLSTMKRQAKRAAILMSRLAGEKGRK, from the coding sequence ATGGGCGCGCTGCTGATGGGCAGCGCGCCTTTGGCACATGCCGCCCTCAGCCCGGCAGAGCAGAAAATCGCCGCAACGGTCGAGGCGGGTTATGAACCCGCCATCGGCCTGCTCGAAAAAGTGGTGAACCAGAATAGCGGGTCCATGAACCTGGCGGGGGTGAGGGCCGTCGCCGACATGCTGCGCCCGGAATATGAGGCGCTGGGCTTTACCGTGACGTGGAAGCCAATGGATGCGGCCAAGCGGGCGGGGCATCTGATCGCGGTGCATAGGGGCAAGGCGGGTGGCACGAAAATGCTGCTGATCGGGCATCTGGATACGGTGTTCGAACCGGATTCGCCGTTCCAGAAGTTCGAGCGTAAAGGCGGCGCTTCTGGGGGTGATTGGGCCGCTGGTCCCGGCGTTGCCGACGACAAGGGCGGGGTCGTGACGATGCTGCTCGCATTGAAGGCGATGCAGGCGGCAGGCACGCTGAAAAACGCCAATATCGAAGTCGTGCTGACCGGGGATGAGGAGGATTCGGGCGATCCGATCACCATTGCGCGGGCGGACCTGATCGCGGCGGGCAAGCGGGCCGACGTGGCACTGGATTTCGAAGGGCTGGCGCAGGACAATGGCAAGGATATGGGGTCGATCGCGCGCCGATCCTCCAACAGCTGGACGCTGACTGCGACGGGCAAGTCGGGGCATAGCTCCGGCATCTTTTCCGCCAGTGCGGGCGATGGCGCGGTCTATGAACTGGCGCGGATCATCGTGGCGTTTCGCAAGGCATTGCCGGAACCGAACCTGACCTTCAACGTCGGGCTGATCGGCGGCGGGCAAAGTGCGGACGTGGACAAGGATGGCGTGCGCATCGCCGTTACCGGCAAGACCAACATCATCCCGCCGATCGCCGTGGCGAAGGGCGATTTCCGCACGCTCAGCGAGGATCAGACCAAAAGGGTGCGCGCGAAGATGCAGGCCATTGTGGACGCGGATCATCTGCCCGGCACCGGTGCCAGCATCGCGTTCGACATGGGCTATCCGTCGATGGCACCCACGACGGGCAACCGCGCATTGCTGGCCAAATTGAACGGGATCAACGCCGATCTGGGACTGGCGGCGATGCCCGAACTCGATCCGTTGAAGCGCGGGGCAGGCGACATCGCTTTCGTCGCGGCGGACACGGACGGGCTGGTCGGGCTGGGGCTGGCGTCCAGTGGCGACCATAGCCCGGCGGAAAGGGCCGACCTGTCGACGATGAAACGCCAGGCCAAGCGCGCCGCGATATTGATGAGCCGGCTGGCGGGGGAAAAGGGGCGGAAATAG
- a CDS encoding glutathione peroxidase translates to MTDIQQIPLKTIKGADASLADYAGKVVLAVNVASKCGLTPQYEGLEKLYAEYKDKGLVVAGFPANDFGAQEPGDNDEIATFCTTNFGVEFPMFEKIVVTGPDKHPLYAALTSAQPDAQGEGDAFREKLKGYGMTPNPVPEVLWNFEKFVIAKDGSVAARFAPTTAPDDAALVAAIEAELAK, encoded by the coding sequence ATGACCGACATTCAGCAGATTCCGCTCAAGACCATCAAGGGCGCCGATGCCAGCCTGGCCGATTATGCGGGCAAGGTCGTGCTGGCCGTCAATGTGGCGTCCAAATGCGGCCTGACCCCGCAATATGAAGGGCTGGAAAAGCTCTATGCCGAATATAAGGACAAGGGGCTGGTGGTAGCAGGCTTTCCCGCCAATGATTTCGGCGCGCAGGAACCGGGCGACAATGATGAGATCGCGACGTTCTGCACCACCAATTTCGGCGTGGAATTTCCGATGTTCGAAAAGATCGTCGTCACTGGCCCGGACAAGCACCCGCTCTATGCGGCGCTGACCAGCGCGCAGCCGGACGCGCAGGGTGAAGGCGATGCATTTCGCGAGAAGCTGAAAGGCTATGGCATGACCCCCAACCCGGTGCCGGAAGTGCTGTGGAATTTCGAGAAATTCGTGATCGCCAAGGATGGCAGCGTTGCCGCCCGTTTCGCGCCGACCACGGCCCCTGACGATGCGGCCTTGGTCGCGGCGATCGAGGCGGAACTGGCCAAGTGA
- a CDS encoding VIT family protein has translation MDVQTDTAIDQPHHAVHYVNRVGWLRATVLGANDGIVSTASLMTGIAASGAQSHTILLTGIAALVAGAMSMAAGEYVSVSAQSDTERADLAKERHALAAQPHEEWAELRDIYVERGLTSDLAGQVAQQLMAADALGAHARDELGISESATARPVQAALASAASFAVGAAPPVLVAAIVPAGSAIVAIVGLSLLCLVLLGYVGARLGGARVLRSILRTLFWGALAMAVTAGAGHLFGAAI, from the coding sequence ATGGACGTGCAGACGGATACCGCAATCGACCAGCCGCACCATGCGGTCCATTATGTCAACCGCGTCGGGTGGCTGCGCGCCACGGTGCTGGGGGCCAATGACGGCATCGTGTCCACTGCCAGCCTGATGACCGGCATTGCTGCGTCGGGCGCGCAAAGCCACACGATATTGCTGACGGGCATTGCCGCGCTGGTGGCGGGGGCCATGTCGATGGCGGCGGGCGAATATGTCTCCGTCAGTGCGCAGTCGGACACCGAACGCGCCGACCTGGCCAAGGAACGCCATGCACTGGCGGCGCAACCGCATGAGGAATGGGCCGAATTGCGCGACATCTATGTCGAACGCGGACTGACGAGTGATCTGGCGGGGCAAGTGGCGCAGCAATTGATGGCCGCCGATGCGCTGGGCGCGCACGCGCGCGACGAACTGGGTATTTCCGAGTCGGCGACGGCGCGGCCGGTGCAGGCGGCGCTGGCGTCGGCCGCCAGCTTTGCCGTGGGGGCCGCGCCGCCGGTGCTGGTCGCGGCGATCGTGCCTGCTGGTAGCGCGATTGTCGCGATCGTCGGACTGTCGCTGCTGTGCCTTGTCCTGCTGGGTTATGTCGGGGCGCGGCTGGGCGGGGCCAGGGTGCTGCGCTCGATTTTGCGCACCCTGTTCTGGGGCGCGCTGGCGATGGCAGTGACGGCAGGTGCGGGGCATCTGTTCGGCGCGGCGATATAA
- a CDS encoding ABC-F family ATP-binding cassette domain-containing protein translates to MAAPLLSYENLGLSQGSHWLFEGIEIHVGQRDRLALIGRNGAGKTTLLKLVAGIIEPDKGTRSVQPGARVIMLEQDPDVTAYATLHDFAMAGEFAPPVHEVEAIADQLGIDLSREAKTASGGERRRAAIARALASEPDLLLLDEPTNHLDIAAIDWLENWLARYNGAFVVISHDRAFLTRLTRQTLWLDRGIMRRSEIGFGGFEQWMEAVYAEEARAADKLDAKLKIEAHWLERGVTARRKRNQGRLAKLWEMRETRAAMNGPQGIAKIAVASDDSKTKSVIKAEHVTKMFGDRTIIDDFTLRVQRGDRIGIVGGNGAGKSTLLKLMTGELAPDSGRVTLAQTLDMIFIDQQRSLMQGDKTVRDVLCEGGDWIDVRGVRKHIHGYLKDFLFDPSLAEAKVMTLSGGERSRLLFAREFARESNLLVLDEPTNDLDLETLDLLQEVIADYDGTVLIVSHDRDFLDRTVTVTLGLDGTGVVDVIVGGYADWIAKRDPRKAAKAERKAVAAPPPPKPVSAKLTYKDQRDLELLPKRVEELEGAIARDEELLADPALYTRDRKRFDALTGAIEKARAEKEAAEMRWLELAEKAEGLAG, encoded by the coding sequence ATGGCAGCACCTCTTCTCTCCTATGAAAATCTCGGCCTCTCGCAAGGCTCCCACTGGTTGTTCGAGGGGATCGAAATTCATGTCGGCCAGCGCGACCGGCTGGCGCTGATCGGGCGTAACGGCGCGGGCAAGACGACGCTGCTGAAACTGGTCGCCGGGATCATCGAGCCTGACAAAGGCACGCGGTCGGTGCAGCCGGGCGCGCGGGTCATCATGCTGGAGCAGGATCCCGACGTGACCGCCTATGCCACGCTGCATGATTTCGCGATGGCGGGCGAGTTTGCGCCGCCGGTTCATGAGGTCGAAGCCATTGCCGACCAGTTGGGCATCGACCTGTCGCGCGAGGCGAAAACCGCGAGCGGGGGCGAGCGTCGGCGCGCCGCGATCGCCCGCGCGCTGGCGAGCGAGCCGGACCTGCTGTTGCTGGACGAACCGACGAACCATCTGGATATTGCCGCGATCGACTGGCTGGAAAACTGGCTGGCGCGCTATAATGGCGCGTTCGTGGTGATCAGCCATGACCGGGCGTTCCTGACCCGGCTGACGCGGCAGACCTTATGGCTGGACCGGGGCATCATGCGGCGCAGCGAAATTGGCTTTGGCGGGTTCGAACAGTGGATGGAAGCAGTCTATGCCGAAGAGGCACGGGCCGCCGACAAGCTGGACGCGAAGCTGAAGATCGAGGCGCACTGGCTGGAACGCGGCGTTACCGCGCGGCGCAAGCGCAACCAGGGGCGGCTGGCCAAGCTATGGGAAATGCGTGAAACGCGCGCGGCGATGAACGGGCCGCAGGGCATAGCGAAGATCGCGGTGGCCAGCGACGACAGCAAGACCAAGAGCGTCATTAAGGCCGAGCATGTCACCAAGATGTTCGGGGACCGGACGATCATCGATGATTTCACGTTGCGGGTGCAGCGCGGCGACCGGATCGGCATCGTGGGTGGCAATGGCGCTGGCAAATCCACGCTGCTCAAGCTGATGACTGGCGAACTGGCGCCTGACAGCGGCAGGGTGACGCTGGCCCAGACGCTCGACATGATCTTCATCGACCAGCAGCGCAGCCTGATGCAGGGCGACAAGACGGTGCGCGACGTGTTGTGCGAAGGGGGCGACTGGATCGACGTGCGCGGGGTGCGCAAGCATATCCACGGTTATCTCAAGGACTTTCTGTTCGACCCGTCGCTGGCCGAGGCAAAGGTCATGACATTGTCGGGCGGCGAGCGGTCGCGCCTGCTGTTCGCGCGGGAATTTGCCCGCGAATCGAACCTGCTGGTGCTGGACGAACCGACCAACGACCTTGACCTGGAAACGCTCGACCTGTTGCAGGAAGTGATCGCCGATTATGACGGTACGGTGCTGATCGTCAGCCATGATCGCGATTTTCTGGACCGGACGGTGACGGTCACGCTGGGGCTGGACGGGACGGGCGTGGTGGACGTGATCGTGGGTGGCTATGCCGACTGGATCGCCAAGCGCGACCCGCGCAAGGCGGCGAAGGCCGAAAGAAAAGCGGTCGCCGCGCCGCCACCGCCGAAACCCGTGTCGGCCAAGCTGACCTACAAGGACCAGCGCGACCTGGAACTGCTGCCCAAGCGAGTCGAGGAACTGGAGGGGGCGATTGCCCGCGATGAGGAGTTGCTGGCCGACCCGGCGCTTTATACGCGCGATCGCAAGCGGTTCGATGCGCTGACCGGCGCGATCGAAAAGGCGCGGGCGGAGAAAGAAGCGGCGGAAATGCGCTGGCTGGAACTCGCGGAAAAGGCGGAAGGATTGGCGGGGTAG
- a CDS encoding SIMPL domain-containing protein produces the protein MKSAFALMALATASLPVAALAQTSVTIAETAPVVTLNVTQSVEGAPDIATVGTGVQSRAMTAQQATRDNAAKTEKLVAALAKAGIAKKDIQTSGINLSAQYDYNQREGEPAGPRFTGYEASNQLTVKVRDVRKTGALLDAMVAAGATSINGPSFAIDDPAPLIAQARGAALKDAKAQADFYAQASGFRSARLLTISESSSGGNRPMPMMESARFKADAAPTTPVEPGLVSASVSLTVQYALER, from the coding sequence ATGAAATCCGCCTTCGCCCTGATGGCCCTCGCCACCGCATCGCTGCCCGTCGCGGCCCTTGCCCAGACCAGCGTGACCATCGCCGAAACCGCGCCGGTCGTGACGCTCAACGTCACGCAAAGCGTCGAAGGGGCGCCCGACATCGCGACCGTCGGCACCGGCGTCCAGAGCCGGGCCATGACCGCGCAGCAGGCCACGCGCGACAATGCCGCCAAGACCGAAAAGCTGGTCGCCGCACTGGCCAAGGCGGGCATTGCGAAGAAGGACATCCAGACCAGCGGCATCAATCTGTCGGCGCAATATGACTATAATCAGCGCGAGGGCGAACCGGCAGGGCCGCGCTTCACTGGCTATGAAGCGTCCAACCAGTTGACCGTCAAAGTCCGCGACGTGCGCAAGACCGGCGCGCTGCTCGACGCGATGGTGGCGGCCGGCGCAACCAGCATCAACGGTCCCAGCTTCGCCATAGACGATCCTGCTCCGCTGATCGCGCAGGCGCGCGGCGCAGCGTTGAAGGACGCAAAGGCGCAGGCGGATTTCTACGCCCAGGCATCGGGCTTCCGCTCCGCCCGCCTCCTGACCATCAGCGAAAGCAGCAGCGGCGGCAACCGCCCCATGCCGATGATGGAAAGCGCACGGTTCAAGGCAGATGCTGCGCCGACAACGCCGGTCGAACCCGGCCTGGTCAGCGCATCGGTATCGCTGACCGTCCAATATGCGCTGGAACGGTGA
- a CDS encoding DUF389 domain-containing protein: protein MPRWWRGHVIREIDHQSVVDRVREDDGWSPRYAFMILMSAGIAVLGLLLSSPAVVIGAMLISPLMGPIVGLGFALATTDSREIRRTLTALAGGAVLAVLFTALIVLMSPLQTVTSEIAARTRPNLFDLMVALFSALAGAYAMIRGKEGTIVGVAIATALMPPLATVGFGLATLNATVAGGAFLLFFTNFVTIALAVGIMARLYGFGRELSPSQSWMQTAFIAAIFLGLAVPLGLSLGQIAWEARAARDARDVIKREFAGGARISQIDLDFEAEPIAVTASVLTSVYQKGADARASRALSAMLGRPVALDIEQIRVGEGVGAESAQLLAVQSARREVQGLVDRMTDRLALIAGVNPDAVTVDTVHKRAVVRAKPLPDAGLAAYQALEVRAAAMAPGWIIEVEPPVLALPPLDLDKEGRATSKEALELALWASQRTGMAVDMAVRREGDFPALKIFAERGVDARLVKGASADRAILRWRLDP, encoded by the coding sequence GTGCCGCGTTGGTGGCGGGGCCATGTCATTCGGGAAATCGACCATCAGAGCGTCGTGGACCGGGTGCGGGAGGATGATGGCTGGAGTCCGCGCTATGCCTTCATGATCCTGATGTCTGCGGGTATTGCGGTGCTGGGCCTGTTGCTGTCGTCGCCCGCCGTGGTGATCGGCGCGATGCTGATTTCGCCGTTGATGGGACCGATCGTGGGGCTGGGCTTTGCGTTGGCGACCACAGATTCGCGGGAAATCCGGCGGACGCTGACCGCTTTGGCAGGCGGCGCGGTTCTGGCCGTGTTGTTTACCGCACTGATCGTGCTGATGTCGCCGTTGCAGACAGTCACCAGTGAAATTGCCGCGCGGACCCGGCCCAATCTGTTCGACCTGATGGTTGCGCTATTTTCGGCGCTGGCCGGTGCCTATGCCATGATCCGGGGCAAGGAAGGGACTATCGTGGGGGTGGCGATCGCCACGGCGCTTATGCCCCCGCTTGCGACGGTCGGCTTTGGTCTGGCGACGTTGAACGCGACGGTCGCGGGCGGGGCGTTTCTGCTATTCTTCACCAACTTCGTGACGATCGCGCTGGCGGTCGGCATCATGGCGCGGCTTTATGGCTTCGGACGGGAATTGTCGCCCAGCCAAAGCTGGATGCAGACGGCGTTCATCGCTGCCATCTTCCTGGGCCTGGCGGTGCCGCTGGGTCTGTCGTTGGGACAGATTGCGTGGGAAGCCAGGGCCGCACGCGATGCGCGCGATGTCATCAAGCGGGAATTTGCCGGCGGCGCGCGGATCAGCCAGATCGACCTGGATTTCGAGGCAGAGCCAATTGCCGTCACCGCAAGCGTGTTGACCAGCGTGTATCAAAAAGGCGCGGATGCCAGAGCGAGCCGGGCCTTGAGCGCCATGCTGGGCCGTCCGGTCGCGCTGGACATCGAACAAATCCGGGTTGGAGAGGGCGTTGGTGCGGAAAGCGCGCAGCTATTGGCGGTGCAGAGCGCGCGCAGGGAAGTGCAGGGGCTGGTCGATCGCATGACCGATCGCCTAGCCCTGATTGCCGGAGTGAATCCTGATGCGGTAACGGTCGATACCGTCCACAAACGGGCGGTCGTTCGGGCCAAGCCGCTGCCCGATGCGGGCCTGGCTGCCTATCAGGCGCTGGAGGTTCGGGCAGCGGCCATGGCGCCGGGCTGGATCATCGAAGTCGAACCGCCTGTGCTGGCCCTGCCGCCGCTTGATCTGGACAAGGAAGGGCGCGCCACCAGCAAGGAGGCACTGGAACTGGCGCTATGGGCTTCGCAACGCACGGGCATGGCAGTGGACATGGCGGTGCGGCGCGAAGGTGATTTTCCTGCGCTCAAGATCTTTGCCGAACGGGGCGTGGACGCGCGGCTGGTCAAGGGTGCCAGCGCGGATCGTGCGATCCTGCGCTGGCGGCTTGACCCTTAA